A region from the Alkalihalophilus pseudofirmus genome encodes:
- a CDS encoding helix-turn-helix transcriptional regulator, whose product MRIGYRISKLRKQKGLSQAELANGIISRTHLSNIEANRFICPIDILLLLSAKLEVPNSYLIENSKNDEILDGLLESFYKVLEEHNSDKTSEIINLFNEIQRNFPYISSMQQEFHFKLLTVYFYLKIQDSAKMKNFFYEEVEPLVVVEDLSLPLKELYYYLKGIVFYTESKFDKSYRSFLKLTQIVEDEKTKAKIYFNLALASFKCKDLYGSVKYGEKAANLYLQQHSWIKAAESYNLIGVICWEMKELKKGELFLKKGIELAKMKRNSTLESKLYHNLGLIFERKGELAESLKYFNLSLQNKIEDEDKILTLRSILETLLKEQDFDLFEFYLKKAYGLNRTLVSNLHLDLIQAKYFLLLGNEEKYIEMMSYTIQVFLKKQIWQPIIDNAEELSDVYAKKNKYKNAYQLLKMKQHAIFNLNREEF is encoded by the coding sequence TTGCGCATAGGTTACAGAATAAGTAAGTTACGTAAGCAAAAAGGATTATCGCAAGCAGAATTAGCAAATGGCATTATTTCAAGGACACACTTGAGTAACATTGAAGCTAATAGATTTATATGTCCAATTGACATTCTCCTTTTATTGTCTGCAAAGTTAGAGGTACCCAACTCTTATCTAATTGAGAATTCGAAGAATGATGAAATATTAGATGGCTTACTCGAAAGTTTCTATAAAGTATTAGAAGAACATAATAGTGATAAGACATCAGAAATAATAAATCTTTTTAACGAAATTCAGCGAAACTTTCCCTACATCTCTTCAATGCAACAAGAATTTCATTTTAAACTACTGACTGTTTACTTCTATTTAAAAATACAAGATTCTGCTAAAATGAAGAACTTTTTTTATGAAGAAGTGGAACCACTTGTTGTAGTAGAGGACTTATCTTTACCACTAAAAGAATTATATTATTACTTAAAAGGAATTGTCTTCTATACGGAATCTAAATTTGATAAGAGTTACAGGAGTTTCTTGAAATTAACACAAATTGTTGAAGATGAAAAAACAAAGGCTAAAATCTATTTTAATTTAGCCCTCGCTTCTTTTAAATGTAAAGATTTATATGGATCTGTGAAATATGGCGAAAAAGCAGCTAACTTATATTTACAACAGCACTCTTGGATAAAAGCTGCCGAAAGTTATAATCTCATAGGTGTGATTTGTTGGGAAATGAAAGAACTTAAGAAAGGAGAGTTGTTTTTAAAAAAAGGTATAGAATTAGCTAAGATGAAAAGAAACTCTACTTTAGAAAGTAAGTTATATCATAATCTTGGTTTGATCTTTGAACGAAAGGGGGAACTTGCTGAAAGCCTTAAATATTTTAATTTAAGTTTACAAAATAAGATTGAAGATGAAGATAAGATTTTAACATTACGTTCTATATTAGAAACCTTGTTAAAAGAGCAAGATTTTGATTTATTTGAATTTTATCTAAAAAAAGCTTATGGACTTAACAGAACATTAGTAAGTAACTTACACTTAGATTTAATACAAGCAAAGTATTTTTTGTTATTGGGTAACGAAGAAAAATATATTGAAATGATGAGTTATACAATTCAAGTTTTTTTAAAGAAACAAATCTGGCAACCTATAATAGATAATGCTGAAGAACTAAGTGACGTTTATGCTAAAAAAAATAAGTACAAGAATGCTTACCAACTACTTAAAATGAAACAACATGCAATTTTTAATCTTAATCGGGAGGAATTTTGA
- a CDS encoding BtrH N-terminal domain-containing protein: protein MWKKVGYHFKPNSDFVMSPYYLSLQDELKSYGFILNQKEFNDIQSFQEALLKCIEQEIIVGVSVDLYNLPYSVFYQDLHYEHDIEVISYHENTYVICDHYYNYFGEISSEDFMKAIENQAKQGSLRIYYIETYPDHVSQKSESIIQRNIDALEGNISYSNYGEFSYIGIEAINEFKEQLINEFSKRTNLEEQDKLFNTIYPSIKEMSFSRYHFKNYLEKTNKSKKLVMQYHDVSQSWSILFQILLKGNVTRDYNKFLTRVNNSLSTIYQKEASALKYLKEDWAKEISVSRSVLNETY from the coding sequence ATGTGGAAGAAGGTAGGTTACCATTTCAAACCTAATTCAGACTTTGTAATGAGTCCATACTATCTTTCATTACAAGATGAATTGAAGAGCTATGGATTTATTCTCAATCAAAAAGAATTTAACGATATTCAGTCATTTCAAGAGGCTCTACTTAAGTGTATTGAGCAGGAAATTATAGTAGGTGTTTCTGTCGATTTGTACAATTTACCATATTCAGTATTTTATCAAGATTTACATTACGAGCACGACATTGAAGTAATCAGTTATCACGAAAATACTTATGTTATTTGCGATCATTATTATAATTATTTTGGTGAAATATCAAGTGAGGATTTTATGAAGGCTATTGAAAACCAAGCTAAACAAGGAAGTCTAAGGATATATTATATTGAAACGTATCCAGATCATGTCAGCCAAAAGTCCGAATCAATTATTCAAAGAAACATTGACGCATTGGAAGGGAATATAAGTTATAGCAATTATGGAGAATTTTCTTATATTGGCATAGAAGCAATAAATGAGTTTAAAGAACAATTGATCAATGAGTTTAGTAAAAGAACTAATCTAGAAGAACAAGATAAGTTATTTAATACAATATATCCTTCCATAAAAGAAATGTCATTCTCTCGTTATCATTTCAAGAATTATTTAGAAAAAACAAATAAAAGCAAGAAACTAGTAATGCAATATCATGATGTTTCACAAAGTTGGTCTATTCTTTTTCAGATACTTTTGAAAGGTAATGTTACTCGAGACTATAATAAGTTTCTAACAAGGGTTAATAATAGTTTATCCACCATCTATCAAAAGGAAGCTTCTGCTTTAAAGTACTTGAAAGAAGATTGGGCTAAAGAAATAAGTGTGAGTAGGAGTGTGTTAAATGAAACATATTAA
- a CDS encoding acyl carrier protein, protein MKNSVNNELLIKKLVEGLIEKEVNSESNLKNEGLDSKRIIQLIVGIESALSIEIDDDDLIVENFSTINKIVGFLSAKHNK, encoded by the coding sequence TTGAAGAATTCCGTTAACAATGAGCTTCTCATTAAGAAGTTAGTAGAAGGGCTAATAGAGAAAGAAGTAAATAGTGAAAGTAATCTAAAAAACGAAGGTCTTGATTCAAAAAGAATAATCCAACTGATCGTGGGTATAGAAAGTGCGTTGTCGATTGAAATTGACGATGATGATTTAATTGTTGAAAATTTTTCTACAATAAATAAAATAGTAGGTTTTTTGAGTGCTAAACACAATAAATGA
- a CDS encoding 3-hydroxyacyl-CoA dehydrogenase family protein: MKKIGVIGAGVMGCGVAQSFAQHGYQVVLVDISEEVLIKAKEDIYNNVRFSAFYTNNCSLDPEKVLSNIYFSNNYESIKKVDFLVENVTENYELKEEVYKQVSELVNEGCILMVNTSCIPITKIAALTKDPTKVVGTHFMNPVPIKNTVETIRGYYTSEETINKTKELLYDIGKEIVLVNDYPGFVSNRISHLYMNEAAFVVQDQVATPEDVDRIFKQCYSHKMGPLETADLIGLDTVVNSLDVLFNTYQDSKFKCCPLLRKMVDAGLYGKKSGQGFYTY; this comes from the coding sequence ATGAAAAAAATCGGTGTTATCGGAGCTGGTGTTATGGGGTGTGGCGTAGCTCAAAGCTTCGCTCAACATGGCTATCAAGTTGTCTTAGTAGATATATCTGAGGAAGTATTAATAAAAGCAAAAGAAGATATTTATAATAATGTAAGATTTAGTGCTTTTTATACCAATAATTGTTCTCTAGATCCTGAAAAAGTGTTATCAAATATATATTTTTCAAATAATTATGAATCTATCAAAAAGGTGGATTTCTTAGTAGAGAATGTAACAGAGAATTATGAACTTAAAGAAGAAGTATATAAACAAGTTTCAGAACTAGTTAATGAAGGTTGTATTTTAATGGTGAACACATCTTGCATACCCATTACAAAAATTGCGGCTTTAACTAAAGACCCAACTAAAGTTGTAGGGACGCATTTTATGAATCCAGTTCCAATAAAAAATACTGTAGAAACAATTCGTGGTTACTATACTTCTGAAGAAACTATAAATAAGACTAAGGAATTACTATATGATATTGGGAAAGAAATTGTTCTAGTTAATGATTATCCTGGGTTCGTCTCTAATAGAATATCACATCTCTATATGAATGAGGCAGCATTTGTTGTTCAAGATCAAGTAGCAACTCCTGAAGATGTAGATAGGATCTTTAAACAATGTTACTCACATAAGATGGGACCTTTAGAAACAGCAGACTTAATTGGTTTAGATACTGTAGTTAATTCTTTAGACGTCCTTTTTAATACTTACCAAGATAGCAAGTTTAAATGTTGTCCACTTTTGAGAAAAATGGTTGATGCAGGTCTCTATGGAAAGAAATCAGGGCAAGGGTTTTATACTTATTGA
- a CDS encoding phosphopantetheine-binding protein, whose product MESNVKLKVKEFLSKYFRNHQLEDEEDIFSLGFVNSLFAMQLVMFLEKEFNLKLDNNDLNFNNFRSINKITSLVEEKMVQAT is encoded by the coding sequence ATGGAATCCAACGTTAAGTTGAAAGTCAAAGAATTCCTTAGTAAATACTTTAGAAATCATCAACTGGAAGATGAGGAGGATATTTTTTCATTAGGATTCGTAAACTCCTTATTCGCAATGCAATTAGTTATGTTTTTGGAAAAAGAGTTCAATCTCAAACTCGATAATAATGATCTCAATTTCAACAATTTTCGAAGCATCAATAAAATCACTTCTTTAGTAGAAGAAAAAATGGTCCAAGCTACTTGA
- a CDS encoding acyl-CoA dehydrogenase family protein, whose amino-acid sequence MKIELTAEQKMLQSEFKEFTDLEIEPYASLIDKEEYIPKDLINKLKSNGYLGSMIPKEFGGMGLDNVSIAILNEEIGRACSSVRSLLTVHGMVALAILRWGNEKQKRELLPKFASGEIIGAFALSEAEAGSDASSIQTEATSKDNMIILNGRKKWITMGQIANVYLVFSKYDGEPTAFLVKENASGFSRKPINGLIGLRGSMTAELFFENCEINSSSIIGRKGLGLSHVALNCLDYGRFTIASGCVGIAQSCLERSISYSYKRKQFGQELIENQLVQRMITGMVVDIEAARLLCYQAAFLKDTLDPESIMKTWIAKYFSSKMVNRVANDAVQIHGANGCSDSYPLERYMRDAKINEIIEGTTQLHEVLIGRNA is encoded by the coding sequence ATGAAAATTGAGTTAACTGCCGAACAGAAAATGTTGCAGTCTGAGTTCAAGGAATTTACAGATTTAGAGATCGAACCTTATGCATCACTTATAGATAAGGAAGAATACATCCCAAAAGATTTGATAAATAAACTTAAATCTAATGGATACCTAGGCTCTATGATTCCTAAAGAATTTGGGGGCATGGGTTTGGACAATGTGTCTATTGCAATTCTGAATGAAGAAATAGGGAGAGCATGTTCTTCAGTTAGGAGCTTACTCACCGTCCACGGGATGGTGGCCTTGGCGATACTAAGATGGGGCAATGAAAAACAAAAAAGAGAATTATTACCTAAGTTTGCATCTGGTGAGATTATTGGCGCATTTGCTTTATCAGAAGCCGAAGCGGGAAGTGATGCGAGTAGTATACAAACTGAGGCGACTTCAAAAGATAATATGATAATACTTAATGGTAGAAAAAAGTGGATTACTATGGGACAAATTGCAAATGTTTATTTAGTATTTTCTAAATATGATGGAGAGCCAACTGCTTTTCTGGTAAAGGAAAATGCAAGTGGCTTTTCACGTAAACCGATAAACGGCTTAATTGGTTTAAGGGGGTCAATGACAGCTGAATTATTTTTTGAAAATTGCGAAATAAATTCTAGTAGTATTATTGGAAGAAAAGGATTAGGTTTATCTCATGTTGCATTAAACTGTTTAGACTATGGGCGTTTTACCATAGCCAGTGGCTGTGTTGGTATTGCTCAATCTTGTTTGGAACGATCTATTAGTTATTCTTATAAAAGAAAACAATTCGGACAAGAGTTAATAGAGAATCAATTAGTTCAACGAATGATAACAGGAATGGTGGTAGACATTGAAGCTGCCCGGTTGTTATGTTATCAAGCCGCCTTTCTTAAAGACACCTTAGACCCAGAATCAATAATGAAAACGTGGATAGCAAAGTACTTTTCATCAAAAATGGTTAATAGAGTAGCAAATGATGCGGTTCAAATACATGGAGCGAATGGATGTAGTGACTCATATCCGTTAGAGAGATATATGCGAGATGCAAAAATTAACGAAATAATAGAAGGAACTACACAACTTCATGAAGTCCTTATCGGAAGAAATGCTTAA
- a CDS encoding HAD-IIIC family phosphatase has product MGVNKRKNIKCVVWDLDNTLWDGVLLEDENVSLRSGVKEIIHTLDERGILQSISSKNEHNRAIQKLKEFGLEEYFIYPQINWNSKSSSITEIAKSLNIGINTFAFIDDQPFEREEVEFVLPSVLCIDSTDLTDILLREELIPKFVTEDSNKRRRMYLSDIKRKTIEETFKGTQDEFLASLDMKFTISEVGDGDLQRAEELTVRTNQLNTTGYTYSYEELNHLRSSDNHILLISGLEDKYGTYGKIGLTLVEKKERVWTIKLLLMSCRVMSRGVGTVMLNHLINLAKEAGVQLQAEFKKTDKNRMMYITYKFAGFNEIQQEEDFIIFENSLDLVQKLPDYLTLEVKGEQELEQLVNE; this is encoded by the coding sequence ATGGGAGTAAACAAAAGAAAAAATATTAAGTGCGTGGTATGGGACCTAGATAATACTCTCTGGGATGGAGTTTTGCTTGAGGATGAAAATGTTTCCCTACGCAGTGGAGTTAAAGAAATTATCCATACACTTGACGAAAGAGGAATACTACAATCTATATCTAGTAAAAATGAACATAATAGAGCAATTCAAAAGTTGAAAGAATTCGGATTGGAAGAGTATTTTATATATCCACAGATTAATTGGAACTCTAAATCATCTTCTATAACTGAGATTGCAAAATCTCTAAATATAGGCATCAACACTTTCGCCTTTATAGATGATCAACCTTTTGAGAGAGAAGAAGTTGAATTTGTTCTTCCTAGTGTCCTATGCATAGACTCGACTGATTTAACAGATATCCTTCTGAGAGAAGAATTAATACCCAAATTCGTGACTGAAGATTCAAACAAAAGAAGACGGATGTATCTAAGCGATATCAAAAGAAAAACAATAGAAGAGACATTTAAAGGAACTCAAGATGAATTTCTAGCTTCATTAGATATGAAATTTACTATCTCAGAGGTAGGCGACGGAGATTTGCAAAGAGCGGAAGAGCTGACTGTTAGAACTAATCAACTTAATACAACGGGTTATACCTATTCCTATGAGGAATTAAATCATCTCAGAAGCTCGGATAACCATATATTACTTATTTCAGGACTGGAAGATAAATATGGAACATACGGAAAAATTGGACTTACATTAGTTGAAAAGAAAGAAAGAGTATGGACTATTAAGCTTTTACTTATGTCCTGCAGAGTTATGTCCCGTGGTGTAGGTACAGTAATGTTGAACCATTTAATAAATTTAGCTAAAGAAGCAGGTGTACAGTTACAAGCCGAATTTAAAAAAACTGACAAAAATAGAATGATGTATATCACTTATAAATTTGCTGGATTCAATGAAATACAGCAAGAAGAAGATTTTATTATTTTCGAAAATAGCTTAGACCTGGTTCAAAAATTACCGGACTACCTAACCTTAGAAGTAAAAGGGGAGCAAGAGTTAGAACAGCTAGTTAATGAATAA
- a CDS encoding ACP S-malonyltransferase, which translates to MDKFAFVFPGQGTQFIQMGKFFYDSYDIAKQTYEEASEVAGIDLQNLCFNGSVSELNNFTNMQLCILATEVAIYRSYVHDFGVRPQLSIGHSIGEYAALVSSGAVNLEDAIRIMVRRGELIEKLNEKEIGYMSIIEGTNYQVISDCIKKSGLDNSIFISCFNSNSQFAISGESHALNLVEQQLIDNEAMVTPLFNSPPIHSPLMNEICMDFLEFTSSIEFNQFNFPIISNYTGKLLSDPSKIAKYLTHHLVNPVLFSQSMDLFDKYGINKTIEMSPKLLLSEFIKENNPRIETYCYGLINDRESLSDLFNSDKNFEKDMPNFIGRSLSILASTENKNKNEMEFNEVIAIYQTIRNEKDKLETLEQEQKKNKQAEIINLLIKALKIKKVDSKQINNVIKALLDETNTMYELGNKIKIL; encoded by the coding sequence ATGGATAAATTCGCATTCGTTTTCCCAGGGCAAGGTACTCAATTCATCCAAATGGGAAAATTTTTTTACGATAGCTATGATATTGCAAAGCAGACATATGAAGAAGCAAGTGAAGTGGCAGGAATTGACTTGCAAAACTTGTGCTTTAATGGAAGTGTAAGTGAACTAAATAATTTTACAAATATGCAATTATGTATCTTGGCTACAGAAGTGGCCATATACAGATCTTATGTACATGACTTTGGAGTAAGACCCCAACTTTCAATTGGACATAGTATCGGCGAATATGCTGCGCTTGTAAGTTCAGGAGCAGTCAACTTAGAAGACGCAATAAGAATTATGGTTAGAAGGGGAGAGTTAATAGAAAAGCTAAATGAAAAAGAAATTGGTTATATGTCAATTATTGAAGGAACCAATTATCAAGTTATAAGCGATTGTATTAAAAAATCAGGTTTAGATAATAGTATATTCATATCTTGCTTTAATTCTAATAGTCAATTCGCGATTAGTGGAGAGAGTCATGCTCTCAACCTAGTAGAACAACAATTAATTGATAATGAGGCGATGGTCACACCATTATTTAATAGCCCACCGATTCATTCGCCTCTAATGAATGAGATTTGTATGGACTTTCTTGAGTTTACTAGCTCGATTGAGTTTAACCAATTTAATTTTCCAATAATCTCAAATTATACGGGTAAACTATTGTCTGATCCATCTAAAATAGCAAAATACTTAACACACCATTTAGTTAATCCAGTATTATTCAGCCAGTCAATGGATTTATTTGATAAATACGGTATTAATAAAACAATTGAAATGAGTCCTAAGTTATTATTATCTGAATTTATTAAAGAAAATAACCCCCGTATAGAGACTTATTGCTATGGTCTAATTAACGATAGAGAATCATTATCAGATTTGTTCAATTCTGATAAGAACTTCGAAAAGGACATGCCTAATTTTATAGGGAGAAGTCTTAGTATTTTAGCTTCTACAGAAAATAAGAATAAAAATGAAATGGAGTTTAATGAAGTAATCGCTATCTACCAAACTATTAGGAATGAAAAAGATAAATTAGAAACTCTAGAACAAGAACAGAAAAAAAATAAGCAGGCTGAAATTATCAATTTATTAATCAAAGCTTTAAAAATTAAAAAAGTAGACTCAAAGCAGATTAATAACGTTATTAAAGCGTTATTGGATGAAACTAATACCATGTATGAACTAGGCAATAAAATAAAAATATTATAA
- a CDS encoding thioesterase II family protein yields the protein MKLFCIPHAGASSISYNGWRNHLNSNINFIPLELPGHMTRSNEKFCRNMDEVIQDLKRTFEKEVSNNEDYSIFGHSLGSVILYYLYFDLIKSGFKPPKHLFFSSRWPPYHENKKANYDLNDLEECKSKFIKMGGFKEEIIKNKPLLDYYLDILVADYQIIQSTPLEEPRMINTDMSILWSNKEIEIDDSDIYKWKLSAGSSISFNKVNGTHFYPTELPEKTVNIINKTLIKYEMDSLN from the coding sequence ATGAAATTATTCTGTATCCCTCATGCTGGTGCTTCATCCATCTCATACAATGGATGGAGAAACCATTTGAATTCGAATATTAATTTTATTCCATTAGAGCTACCAGGTCATATGACACGCTCGAATGAAAAGTTTTGTAGAAATATGGATGAAGTAATTCAAGATTTAAAACGCACTTTCGAAAAAGAGGTCTCTAATAACGAGGATTACTCAATCTTCGGTCATAGCTTGGGAAGTGTTATTTTATATTACCTTTACTTCGATTTAATTAAAAGTGGATTTAAGCCGCCAAAGCACCTTTTCTTTTCAAGTAGATGGCCACCTTATCATGAGAATAAAAAGGCAAATTATGATTTAAACGATCTTGAGGAATGTAAATCAAAATTTATAAAAATGGGCGGTTTTAAAGAGGAAATCATAAAAAATAAGCCATTACTTGATTATTATTTAGACATTCTCGTGGCTGATTATCAAATTATACAAAGTACCCCTCTAGAAGAACCAAGGATGATTAATACGGATATGTCTATTTTATGGAGCAATAAAGAAATAGAAATAGATGACAGTGACATTTATAAGTGGAAATTATCTGCTGGTAGTTCTATTTCATTTAATAAAGTGAACGGAACGCATTTTTACCCTACCGAATTACCAGAAAAAACAGTCAATATCATTAATAAAACTCTTATTAAATATGAAATGGATAGTTTGAATTAA